Proteins found in one Thermaerobacter subterraneus DSM 13965 genomic segment:
- a CDS encoding AtpZ/AtpI family protein codes for MAGESPSRPRRPRKAVLPPRKATPPGARDRSGRAWGGSGNGLRGAGTLFELAFTFAGTLLAGMAIGYYGGRWLDGWLDTAPWLQLLGLMLGVVAAFRVLWRTLQRLDADEPAAGGPGRGHGGAGMPGRGPGAAGPGSSGSGPDASAGREVPRHPAEQERGGKGGPSS; via the coding sequence CCCCCGCAAGGCCACGCCGCCCGGGGCGCGGGACCGCTCCGGGCGGGCGTGGGGCGGCTCCGGGAACGGGCTGCGGGGCGCGGGCACGCTCTTCGAGCTGGCTTTCACCTTCGCGGGCACCCTGCTGGCCGGCATGGCCATCGGCTACTACGGCGGCCGCTGGCTGGACGGATGGCTGGACACGGCGCCCTGGCTGCAGCTGCTGGGGCTCATGCTGGGCGTGGTGGCTGCCTTCCGGGTCTTGTGGCGTACCCTCCAGCGCCTGGATGCGGACGAACCCGCCGCCGGCGGCCCGGGGCGCGGCCACGGGGGGGCGGGCATGCCGGGTAGAGGGCCGGGCGCAGCCGGTCCGGGCTCTTCCGGCTCCGGGCCCGATGCCTCCGCCGGCCGCGAAGTTCCCAGGCACCCGGCGGAGCAGGAACGCGGCGGAAAGGGCGGGCCGTCTTCGTGA